CTACAAGAAGCACTCGTTTATATGTGCCTGCTCGGAGTTCTTGAATAACATAACTAAAAAAAACAGCCGCTGAACAACCTGCTCCACTTGCCCCAGATTGAAATGCTTCATCTTGACCGTAAAATTCTGCTCCAGCATCGCGTAAAAGTGTTAGTTCTTCATTTTTTATGCCACTCTCTACAAGCATCCCTTTAAGAAGTTTTAAGCCAAGCTGTCCTAAATCACCCGTTAAAATTAAATCATAATGATATATTTCTTGCTTGCGGTCCTCAAGATGTGACTTAATCGTTTGAAAGGCTGCAGGTGCCATTGCAGCGCCCATATGAAATGGATCATCCATTCCATAATCAATAACCTTTCCAACCGTCGCCGCTTCAATAAATGGAGCGTCTTCTTGATGTTTTCCAATAAGCGCATACCCAGCAGCCGTTACTGTCCACTGCGCCGTTTGAGGTTTTTGCGCCCCATAATTGATAGGATAGCGAAATTGGCGTTCTATCGCATTATGCTGACTTGAAGCACCGGCAATTGATAAATTCGCTGCTCCAAGCTCAGTTAAAAGGCTAGCTACAATAACAGCAGAAACAGAGGTAGCGCATGCTGAAAATAATCCGATAAATGGGATGGCTAATTCCCTTGCAGCAAAATTAGTAGGTGTCATTTGATTAACTAAGTCGCCACCTAACAAAAAATCGACTTCTCCAGTTGAAATGCCACCTTTTTTCATCACAATTTCACATGCTTCTTCAATCATTTTTCGATGGCCTTGTTCATTTGTTTCCATTTGCCAGCGCTCATCGTCGTAGATTGTATCAAAATATTGTTTAAAAGTACTACGGTCTTCTAACGGTCCTGCCACCACGCCACCAGCTAACAACGATGGTTTTGATGGAAATATGATTACCATGAAACCACCCCTATCGTCACAAGAATATATTTAATAAGTGCTACAAAAAATGCAGATACTACTCCAAATAACACGACAGATCCAGCTAATTTAAATAAGTTACCGCCAACACCAAGTACGAGACCTTCAGATTTATGTTCAATTGCAGCCGATATAACGGCGTTACCAAACCCTGTAACTGGAACTGCCGAACCAGCTCCAGCGAATTGACCAATTTTTTTGTATAAACCTAAGCCAGTCAAAATCATTGCGAAAAACACCATTGTTGCTACCGTTGGATTCCCAGCAGTTGCTTCCGTGAAATTAAAGAAAACGATATAAAAAAGAGAAACTGCTTGTCCGATTGTACAAATTAGACCTCCTACTACGAATGCTTTTACAGCATTTTTTAAGTAGGGTGGAGTCGGTGTTATATTTTGCTCAAGTTTTTGATATTGCTCTTTTTCCATTATGTTTCCTCCTTTGCAAGCTTCTCTAGCTCATTAATTTTTTCGCTTAGTTTATTATCTTCAAGTTGATCCTTTTTTATTTTATTTGCTTCATAAAATATTTTATAATCAGCTGAAACGAAAATTTCTTTGTTAGGGTATTTTTCATCAAACTTCTTTTGTAGTTTTTTCTCTAATTTAGTCTTGTTCCATTTTTTTATTGGTTTAATTTGCACTGCTACAAGCATTTTATCGTCATATTGAATAACAGTTGTTTTTTCAACAAATTTTTCTTCTTTTAATAAGGACTCAAGCTCTTCTTCATTTTGCGGAGAACCATAGACAATAAATTTTTCTTTTTCCGTGCATCCAATAAGCAATGTCATACAGACTAAAAGAGGCAACATCATTCTTAATAACCTCAAGTATTTACCCTCCTTTTCTTCTCAGTTTCTCCACACAGAAAAAAACTATTCATTTGAATAAGTAAACGAAAGCCCGATTCCATTTTCTAAAAGTACATATTGTAGAAGTAGTTAGAAAGAAAGGAGGTGACGATATGGGTTGTGGTAAACCAACAAATCCTATTGGACCTATCCATTCAGCAGGCTGCGTTTGTGACGTAGTTCGTGCAATTTTAGATATTCAAAATCAAGCGGTGCGAGATGAGTGTTCCCCATGTACAGCAAATTGTTTCTTAGAACCACTAGGCGGGATTGTAAGTCCTGCACGTTCAGCAGCAGATACACGCGTATTCATGTTAATTACAAAAGACGGTACTCCATTTAAAGCATTCTTTAGCTCACCATCAGCAGATCCATGTAAATGTACATCAGTATTTTTCCGTGTCGAAGATATGTTTGATGAATGCTGTGCTACTTTACGTGTTTTAGAACCTTTATGTACTTATGACTCTACTGAAAGCACAGTTGACTTATTAAGTCGTGATGGCTGCTGCGTCAATATGAAGAAAATTTGTAAAGTAGATGATTGGAACTCAACTGATAGCTGTATTACTGTGGATTTATCTTGTTTCTGCGCTGTACAATGTATCGCTGATGTTGACTTAGGGATTTGTGATTAAGTCTTTCTCCTTTGACACACTACACATAAAAAAAAAGTGTACAGCATCCTCTGCTGTACACTTTTTTTATAATGTTGGCAATTGTTTCCCACGCCATAATATTTGTTCGATATCTTCAAAGTGAATTATTTCTTGCGTATTAAATTCCCTCGACGTTAACATAAGTGAATCTAATTGCATATCTGAGGCAGTTCCACTCAACTTTCTGCCATCTTTCAAACTTATTAATAATGGCTGATAGGCCTTCTGACGAAACGGTTTTTCCAAAAACTGTAACTGTTTAATTATATATTCATCCATTTGATCTTGTACTTGTATTTCTACTTTTTCTTCAATTTGTTTTGGCAGCATTTCGTCTTCACTCGACTCGTTTTCATATTGATCCCTTACGTACACAGACGTACTTTCATCCAAATCAAGCTCATGCAGCATTTTGGAAATGTTTAAGAAATAAGTTGGTGATTTTATATATAAGCGTGGCTCTCGCTCCACAATTATCACTTCCCTTTTTTCCCTACAATATGCAAAAATGAAGAAATTGGTTCTTAGCCTATTTGACTTAAAAACATTGTCGCTAGTCCTAAATAAATTAAAATACTCGTAATATCATTTAACGTTGTAATAAACGGACCAGATGCAACAGCTGGATCAATTTTCATGCGATGCATCAATAAAGGGATAAATGATCCAGCAAGAGTTGCCACTAAAATTGATCCACAAATAGCCGCACCTACAAGCATGCCTAATATTAATTCGTTTTTCCATATATATACAATACCGATAACAATGATACCACAAACAATACCAGTCAAAATTCCAGTACCAGCCTCTCGAAGTAACAGTTTCATTTTGCTATGTTCTTCAACGTCACCTGTAGCAATACCTCGAATGGCAACAGCCAATGCTTGTGTCCCACTATTCCCCGATGTACCCGAGATGAGGGGAATAAAGACCGCCAGTAGTGCAACCTTATCTAATGTATCTTCAAACTGCCCCATTAAATTCGCTGTTAGCATACCTAAAAACAATAATACGACAAGCCATGGCAATCGTTTTTTCGCTGCTTGCCAAGGACTTGTATCAAATTTATCCATATCTGAAATACCCGCTAATTTAGAGTAATCCTCAGATGCTTCTTCATCAATAACATCGATAATATCATCAACTGTAATAATCCCCAAAAGCTCACCTTTATCATCAATAACCGGTGTCGCCAAGAAATTATAATCTTTCATAATTTGTGCTACTTCCTCTTGGTCATCTCCAACATGTACCATTACAACTCGTTCATTCATAATTGAGCGAATAAGTGTATCTTCGTCAGCAATAATTAAATCACGAAGAGAAATAACACCTGTAAGTCGATGAACTTCATCTACTACGAAAATATAATAAATCGTTTCGGCATTCGGTGCCTCTTTACGTAATATCGCCATGGCCGAACGAACTGTAGAATTTTCAGGAATGGCCACGTATTCAGTTGTCATAATAGAACCAGCTGTATATTCATCATAGCTCAAAAGCTCATTAATCTCTCCAGCTGTTTCTTCATCCATCATGCCTAAGTAGCTTTCTCGTTGCTGAGTATCCAGCTCATTTAAAACGTCTGCGGCATCATCCGCATACATATGGGAAAGCATTTCCGCACCATATGCTGGATCCATCTCTGCTAAATATGCTTTATATTCATCATCATCTAATTCGATTGCCTCAAAAATATCAGCCATTTCCGTCGGAGACAAGTACGAATAGATGATCTTTCGTATATCAGGCTCCACCTTTTCATAAAACGTTGCCTGATCATATGGATGAAGTTCTAAAAACTCATCACGGAATGCGGTAATATCATTGGTCTCGAGCATACCTCGTAAATGTGCCTCGTCGAATTGCACATCATCCTTTTCATTTCTTTCCTCTATCATGCTTGTCCCCTCCTTCCGAGCGTTGAATTCATTTTACATACGTTGATGTAAATCTACCTTTTATATAATAGTGTGCATGTACTGTTTGTGCAAACTCTTTTTTTAGATAACATCAACTTTCTACTATACTATACCCTACAATTGGTTATTTTTCTGTTAACATGCTATTAAGATAATTATTTTTAGTAAAAATGATAAGGAGATGCCCGATTTTGCGAACACCTCCTCAATTATTTAATATTTGTTTCATATCATCCTTTATCGGACTAGTGAAATATTGCTTCTCTTTTGTTAGAGGGTGCTGCAAACATAACGATACGCAATGTAATGCTTGCCGATCTATCAGTTCGCGACTCCCTCCATATAAATCATCACCAACGAGCGGATGACCTAAATAACTCATATGCACACGAATTTGGTGTGTTCGACCTGTATGCAACTTTAGGCGAATATGAGTCATCGGCTCTCCTTGAACAGAAAAACGCTGTAATACTGTTACATCCGTATGAGCATATTGGCCATCCTGTCGTACCTCACGCTCAATAATGCTCGATTCTTTTCGTCCAATGGGCGCCACGATAGACTGCCAATCTTCTGTTAAATGTCCATGTACAATTGCTTCATATTCACGTGACACTTCACCAAGGCGTTGGGCTAGACCCATTAGATGATGAATATGCGCATGTTTTGCAATGCATAACAAGCCAGATGTATCCCGATCAAGTCTTGTCACAACATGAATAGTAGAAGCTAAACTCTGTTGTTCGAAATAGCCGCAAACATCATTTGCAATACTTTTAGTTGGATGCTCACGAGATGGAATGGTACTTTGATGTGCTGGTTTATCGAGCACTAACAGAGCCTCATCCTCGTAAATAACAGCAAGCTTGCCATATTCAATAGCAAGCCCATCACTTTTCTCTTCTGGTGGAAATTTTACTTCTATCTGATCGCCTATATGAAGAGGGTAACGTACATTTTGTTCGGTACCATTGACCGTCAATAAGCCCCCTTCAAATTTAATAGCTGTTAAGGCTCGTTTGGATATTTGCCATTCTGCTAAAGCTTCACGTAATAATTGGCCATCCTTTTCAGCTAAAAAACGGAGCGTAAAACGTGTATCGCTATTATTCATTTGCAACAAATGACTCATGCACACGTTCCCAGAATGGAAAAGGTCTAAAGCGTGCAAAGCGGACTTTTTCATTGGCTACATTAAAAGCAATGGATTTCACATCGCCTTGTGTAACTTGAATATGATCAACTGTCATATTAAAGTTTTGCTCATTGACTGGACGTAAAACACAGTGATGATGTGCTGGTAAAATCAATGGTGAGCCAACCGTACGGAAAACACGATTATTTATAGATGCTATTTCAGTAATTTGAAGTGCCGCTAATGTTGGATGAATAATAGCTCCTCCAAGAGCTTTGTTATAGGCTGTACTACCTGAAGGAGTCGAAACACAAAGACCGTCGCCACGGAATCGCTCAAACTGATTCCCGTTTAACTCTACATCCATTACGAGCGTAACATCCGGTGATTTCACCGTCGCTTCGTTTAACGCCAAATAAGTATTGGAATCAGTATTATGATGCTCCACTTTTACTTCCAGTAAAGGATACTCAACAACATTAAAATCCTTCTTGGCAATGGATAACACCAATTTCTCTAATTCCGAAGGCTTCCAATCCGCATAAAATCCTAAATGACCTGTATGAATACCGACAAACGCAACCTGATCTAGCAGATGTGAGTAGCGATGGAAGGCATGTAATAACGTTCCGTCCCCACCTATTGATACAACAATTTCAGGCGTCTCTTCGTCATATGTTAATCCAAAGTCTTGCAAATATGTTTTTGCTAGCTCCATTAATTCATTCGATTGTGCATCTCTACGTGATTGAATGGAAAATTTCATTGTGAGTCACGCTCCTTCTCTGATAGTAAACTAGGATTCGATGCCTCTTTATATTCACTAAAATAGGCCTGTGCTTCTTGGATTTCACTACGGATCGATGACATTTCTTCATCCAATCGGAATGCAGCCTCTGCGGCACTTTGCAGACGATTTTTTATTTCCTCTGGAAACATGCCTTTGTATTTGTAATTTAGTGAATGTTCTATTGATGCCCAAAAATTCATAGCTAATGTACGAATTTGAATCTCAGCTAGCACTACCTTTTTTCCTTGAATGGTTTCAACGGGGTATTCAACAATCATATGATGTGAACGGTAACCACTTGGTTTACTATGGGTGATATAATCGCGCTCTTCAACAACGCGCATATCCTTACGTTGCCTTATTAGCTCTGTCACCGTCGAAATATCATCTACAAATTGGCACATAATACGAACACCCGCAATATCGCCAAGCTCGTCGCCAAGTTGTTTCGAAGGTTCAAAGGCTAGTCCTTTTTCTAACGTTTTATCGTAAATGCTTGCCAGTGGCTTTACTCGTCCTGTGACAAATTCTATTGGTGAATTTGCATTGACAATGCCAAACTGGGAACGCATACCTTTTAATTTTATTTTTAACTCATCTACTGCTTGTTTATAAGGACTTAAAAAAATCTCCCATTGTCCCATCGCTAAAACCTCCCGACATTCGGTATCGAACAAAAGCAATACCGTCTGTTCGTTTTGTCTTTTTATTCAGCGAGAACTGCCTTGAAGTGTTGTTCCACTGCCTGAACAAATTCTGCTCCGTAATTGTAATTTCCTTCAATATTATACACGAGCATTTCCAATTCATCGTAAAAATTTGTAAGTTCAATAACTTCCTCATCTATTTTTAACATTGGGTTTTGCTTAGCTTGTAAAATATGTACAAGATTCTCCCAACTAGTTAGTGGAAAACGCAAATAATGATAGTCCTCTCCTGCATCAAGTAAATAAATAAAAGCAAAATCATCAGAGTCTGCAATTAATTGAGCAGCAGGCTTTAACTGTAAATTTTTATTATTGTCGTTTAAACTAAAATGAAGTTGCTGGTTTTCAAAATAAAATGATTCTATTGTATATATTTTACGCACATGTGGGTCCCCTTTTCGTCGTTCTCTTCCTCTTATTTTATCATATGGGGTAAATAGTTGCAGTGTGTAATTGCAAAACTACAAGTAAACTATGGTTAAAAATCTATTACGTCTCGGTGTATTTGCATCCAGATTATTTTCGGGCCTACTTGAAAAGCTCTTCTTAAAATCTGTGACCGCCGCATGGAACCTTAAAGTTGATTCCGCAGGGGTTTAAGCCTTCACTGAATCAATTGTATATGTGGCTGACTTCAGCTAAATCAAGTTTAAATACTAATAATAAAGGGTGAGCATACATGGCACAACAACTTGAAATTGAATTTAAAAATGTGTTAACCAAACAACAATATGAGCAATTGCTAGAAGATTTCCAAATCAAAAAAAATGCTATTCATCGTCAAACAAATCATTATTTCGACACACCATCTAATGCTATTCGAAAATTGCAAAGTGGGCTTCGTATTCGAATAATAGACAATTATTATGAATGTACATTAAAAGAAAAATCTTCAAAACATGTACATGTAGAGACGACGGACGAATTAACAGCAGCGCATGCCGAAAAAATGCTTGCAGGTCAAGGCTTTTATGCGCCTGAAGTTGCAAAAAGACTAGCGATACACAATATTCCATTAGAGCAATTAGCAGTGTTCGGTTCACTTACTACAGACCGTGTCGAAATTCCTTATAAAGACGGACTTCTTGTATTTGATCATTCTTTTTATTTGCAGTGTGACGATTATGAGGTAGAATATGAAACAAAAGATGAAATAAAAGGAAATGCAATCTTCGACGAATTTCTACAGCAATATGGTATAGAAAAACAAATTGCTGAAAAAAAAATCGCCCGCTTTATGAAAGCACTACAATCAATTAAGAAACAATAATTACAGCTACTTACTTAATAGTACAAACGAAAGGGTGACCAACTAATTGGATATCCAATCTTTAAGAACGATGCTTGAAATTCAAGCACTGCAAACACTTGGTTCTACAGATAATACTTCATCCAATTCTTTCACAAACAGCAATTCATTATTTTCTGATATGATTGATGAAATGTTAGGCGATGCCACAACAACTAACAGTGCAAAATTATCTAGTCTACTTGGAATGAGCTCATCAAGCTCAACAAATTTCATGGATCAGCTTAGTAGTTTAACAGGCATGTCTGGAGGAACTACAAATAGCTCGCTTCAATCATTGCTCTATAGTGGATCAAATTCAGTATATATACCTGCTTCTATTCAAGCTACGTTAGCAAAAATGCAATCCAGCACTAGTCTTGATTCCTATGTATCAGATGATGTTATTGGATCAACTGCCTATGCAAATTCACTTGCTGGAGCAAACAAATACGGCGATATTATTGACAAGGCTGCAGCTACCTATAATGTACCTGCCAAGCTTATTGCAGCCGTTATAAAGCAAGAATCTAACTTTAACGCATTGGCTGTCAGTAATGCAGGAGCACAGGGCTTAATGCAATTAATGCCTAAGACAGCACAATTTTTAGGTGTAACGAATTCCTTTGATCCTGAACAAAATATTATGGCAGGCG
The genomic region above belongs to Lysinibacillus sp. FSL W8-0992 and contains:
- a CDS encoding stage V sporulation protein AD gives rise to the protein MVIIFPSKPSLLAGGVVAGPLEDRSTFKQYFDTIYDDERWQMETNEQGHRKMIEEACEIVMKKGGISTGEVDFLLGGDLVNQMTPTNFAARELAIPFIGLFSACATSVSAVIVASLLTELGAANLSIAGASSQHNAIERQFRYPINYGAQKPQTAQWTVTAAGYALIGKHQEDAPFIEAATVGKVIDYGMDDPFHMGAAMAPAAFQTIKSHLEDRKQEIYHYDLILTGDLGQLGLKLLKGMLVESGIKNEELTLLRDAGAEFYGQDEAFQSGASGAGCSAAVFFSYVIQELRAGTYKRVLLVATGALLSPLSFQQKETIPCTAHAIEITMK
- the spoVAC gene encoding stage V sporulation protein AC, giving the protein MEKEQYQKLEQNITPTPPYLKNAVKAFVVGGLICTIGQAVSLFYIVFFNFTEATAGNPTVATMVFFAMILTGLGLYKKIGQFAGAGSAVPVTGFGNAVISAAIEHKSEGLVLGVGGNLFKLAGSVVLFGVVSAFFVALIKYILVTIGVVSW
- a CDS encoding YhcN/YlaJ family sporulation lipoprotein, yielding MRLLRMMLPLLVCMTLLIGCTEKEKFIVYGSPQNEEELESLLKEEKFVEKTTVIQYDDKMLVAVQIKPIKKWNKTKLEKKLQKKFDEKYPNKEIFVSADYKIFYEANKIKKDQLEDNKLSEKINELEKLAKEET
- a CDS encoding CotY/CotZ family spore coat protein; the protein is MGCGKPTNPIGPIHSAGCVCDVVRAILDIQNQAVRDECSPCTANCFLEPLGGIVSPARSAADTRVFMLITKDGTPFKAFFSSPSADPCKCTSVFFRVEDMFDECCATLRVLEPLCTYDSTESTVDLLSRDGCCVNMKKICKVDDWNSTDSCITVDLSCFCAVQCIADVDLGICD
- the mgtE gene encoding magnesium transporter, with product MIEERNEKDDVQFDEAHLRGMLETNDITAFRDEFLELHPYDQATFYEKVEPDIRKIIYSYLSPTEMADIFEAIELDDDEYKAYLAEMDPAYGAEMLSHMYADDAADVLNELDTQQRESYLGMMDEETAGEINELLSYDEYTAGSIMTTEYVAIPENSTVRSAMAILRKEAPNAETIYYIFVVDEVHRLTGVISLRDLIIADEDTLIRSIMNERVVMVHVGDDQEEVAQIMKDYNFLATPVIDDKGELLGIITVDDIIDVIDEEASEDYSKLAGISDMDKFDTSPWQAAKKRLPWLVVLLFLGMLTANLMGQFEDTLDKVALLAVFIPLISGTSGNSGTQALAVAIRGIATGDVEEHSKMKLLLREAGTGILTGIVCGIIVIGIVYIWKNELILGMLVGAAICGSILVATLAGSFIPLLMHRMKIDPAVASGPFITTLNDITSILIYLGLATMFLSQIG
- a CDS encoding RluA family pseudouridine synthase, producing the protein MSHLLQMNNSDTRFTLRFLAEKDGQLLREALAEWQISKRALTAIKFEGGLLTVNGTEQNVRYPLHIGDQIEVKFPPEEKSDGLAIEYGKLAVIYEDEALLVLDKPAHQSTIPSREHPTKSIANDVCGYFEQQSLASTIHVVTRLDRDTSGLLCIAKHAHIHHLMGLAQRLGEVSREYEAIVHGHLTEDWQSIVAPIGRKESSIIEREVRQDGQYAHTDVTVLQRFSVQGEPMTHIRLKLHTGRTHQIRVHMSYLGHPLVGDDLYGGSRELIDRQALHCVSLCLQHPLTKEKQYFTSPIKDDMKQILNN
- a CDS encoding NAD kinase, which encodes MKFSIQSRRDAQSNELMELAKTYLQDFGLTYDEETPEIVVSIGGDGTLLHAFHRYSHLLDQVAFVGIHTGHLGFYADWKPSELEKLVLSIAKKDFNVVEYPLLEVKVEHHNTDSNTYLALNEATVKSPDVTLVMDVELNGNQFERFRGDGLCVSTPSGSTAYNKALGGAIIHPTLAALQITEIASINNRVFRTVGSPLILPAHHHCVLRPVNEQNFNMTVDHIQVTQGDVKSIAFNVANEKVRFARFRPFPFWERVHESFVANE
- a CDS encoding GTP pyrophosphokinase; the protein is MGQWEIFLSPYKQAVDELKIKLKGMRSQFGIVNANSPIEFVTGRVKPLASIYDKTLEKGLAFEPSKQLGDELGDIAGVRIMCQFVDDISTVTELIRQRKDMRVVEERDYITHSKPSGYRSHHMIVEYPVETIQGKKVVLAEIQIRTLAMNFWASIEHSLNYKYKGMFPEEIKNRLQSAAEAAFRLDEEMSSIRSEIQEAQAYFSEYKEASNPSLLSEKERDSQ
- a CDS encoding UPF0738 family protein gives rise to the protein MRKIYTIESFYFENQQLHFSLNDNNKNLQLKPAAQLIADSDDFAFIYLLDAGEDYHYLRFPLTSWENLVHILQAKQNPMLKIDEEVIELTNFYDELEMLVYNIEGNYNYGAEFVQAVEQHFKAVLAE
- a CDS encoding CYTH domain-containing protein, whose translation is MAQQLEIEFKNVLTKQQYEQLLEDFQIKKNAIHRQTNHYFDTPSNAIRKLQSGLRIRIIDNYYECTLKEKSSKHVHVETTDELTAAHAEKMLAGQGFYAPEVAKRLAIHNIPLEQLAVFGSLTTDRVEIPYKDGLLVFDHSFYLQCDDYEVEYETKDEIKGNAIFDEFLQQYGIEKQIAEKKIARFMKALQSIKKQ
- a CDS encoding lytic transglycosylase domain-containing protein — its product is MDIQSLRTMLEIQALQTLGSTDNTSSNSFTNSNSLFSDMIDEMLGDATTTNSAKLSSLLGMSSSSSTNFMDQLSSLTGMSGGTTNSSLQSLLYSGSNSVYIPASIQATLAKMQSSTSLDSYVSDDVIGSTAYANSLAGANKYGDIIDKAAATYNVPAKLIAAVIKQESNFNALAVSNAGAQGLMQLMPKTAQFLGVTNSFDPEQNIMAGAKYLRQMLDKFDNDPTLALAAYNAGASRVTKYNGIPPFKETQNYVKKVMNYYTV